In Gimesia benthica, a single window of DNA contains:
- a CDS encoding alpha/beta fold hydrolase: MFTTSDGVNLHYLTAGAGPPLVILPGWSQSAALFQRQLDDLSDRCRCLVLDQRGHGESSKPDYGYRVSRLAMDLRELLQALDLQDVILLGHSAGCAVIWNYLDLFGEVGLSGLILCDQMIARIRRPEWSETECRQYGAEIGGDEVLAQAELIGSKEGPAKTGEFLASMFTESFSEADLLQVIQESLKFPRPYAAELLLSVSAADYRDLLPRILLPTLCIGGAASHLGPEVMPWIAEQIPRGQVEMIAADAGGSHFMYLENPETFNSVVRDFVNQLTESE, from the coding sequence ATGTTCACAACCTCGGACGGGGTGAATCTGCATTACCTGACTGCCGGTGCGGGGCCGCCGCTGGTGATCCTGCCCGGCTGGTCGCAGTCAGCGGCGCTGTTTCAGAGGCAGCTGGATGACTTGAGTGACAGGTGCCGTTGCCTGGTGCTGGATCAGCGCGGGCATGGGGAATCGTCCAAACCGGATTATGGATATCGCGTCTCCCGCCTGGCAATGGATTTGCGCGAGTTACTGCAGGCGTTGGATCTGCAGGATGTGATTCTGCTCGGTCATTCCGCGGGTTGTGCTGTAATCTGGAATTACCTGGATCTGTTCGGCGAGGTGGGTTTGAGTGGCCTTATTCTTTGCGATCAGATGATTGCCCGCATCCGTCGGCCGGAATGGTCGGAAACCGAATGCCGCCAGTATGGGGCCGAGATAGGCGGCGATGAAGTCCTCGCGCAGGCAGAGCTGATCGGCAGCAAAGAGGGGCCGGCCAAGACGGGCGAATTCCTAGCGAGCATGTTTACCGAGAGTTTCTCTGAAGCGGATCTGTTGCAGGTGATTCAGGAGAGCCTGAAGTTTCCCCGCCCGTATGCTGCGGAACTGCTGCTGAGTGTGAGTGCCGCCGACTATCGTGATCTGCTGCCCCGGATTTTGCTGCCAACCCTCTGTATCGGCGGCGCAGCCAGCCATCTGGGACCTGAGGTCATGCCCTGGATTGCGGAGCAGATTCCCCGTGGCCAGGTCGAGATGATCGCTGCGGATGCGGGAGGCAGTCACTTCATGTACCTGGAGAATCCGGAGACGTTCAACAGTGTTGTCAGAGACTTTGTTAATCAACTGACAGAAAGTGAATGA
- a CDS encoding DUF4291 domain-containing protein yields MARLYEIRADYDRETIVVYQAYADPIADAALEAQTFVRPFSFKRMTWIKPSFLWLMHRSHWGQKAGQTRILAVRITHAGWERALSLGELTSPERGVYRSAAEWERKFQTAPVHIQWDTERSSRGAALPCFSIQVGLSRHIIREYVEEWIVGIEDLTPRVRKWNAIRVGSSRSLKRELPGEKVYPVPGELTRKLLISD; encoded by the coding sequence ATGGCCCGTCTTTATGAAATACGAGCAGACTATGATCGCGAGACGATCGTTGTGTACCAGGCCTATGCGGACCCGATTGCGGATGCGGCGCTTGAGGCACAGACGTTTGTGCGTCCGTTTTCGTTTAAGCGGATGACGTGGATCAAGCCTTCGTTTTTATGGCTGATGCATCGCAGTCACTGGGGACAGAAAGCGGGACAGACGCGAATTCTGGCGGTCCGCATCACCCATGCCGGCTGGGAACGTGCGCTTTCACTGGGTGAGCTGACATCTCCCGAACGGGGTGTCTATCGCTCTGCAGCCGAGTGGGAACGGAAATTCCAGACCGCGCCCGTGCATATTCAATGGGACACGGAACGGAGTTCCCGCGGTGCGGCTCTCCCCTGCTTCAGCATTCAGGTGGGCCTCAGTCGTCACATCATTCGCGAATATGTCGAGGAGTGGATTGTCGGCATTGAAGATCTGACGCCACGGGTTCGTAAGTGGAATGCGATTCGTGTCGGGAGCAGCCGCAGTCTGAAACGGGAACTGCCGGGCGAAAAAGTTTATCCGGTGCCTGGGGAATTAACTCGAAAGCTGTTGATTTCCGACTGA
- a CDS encoding VOC family protein, whose amino-acid sequence MSAKLNLLVLRCQDLSASKKFYEQLGFQFHKEQHRTGPVHYAAQLEEMVFELYPLKPGAAVDQTRLGFRLSLEGDLKERLDRAGIEICDFTHHPKYSVYVVQDPDGRKVVLS is encoded by the coding sequence ATGTCTGCCAAACTGAATCTGCTGGTGCTGCGCTGCCAGGATCTGTCTGCCTCAAAAAAGTTTTATGAGCAACTGGGATTTCAATTCCACAAAGAGCAGCATCGGACCGGACCGGTACACTATGCTGCGCAGCTGGAAGAGATGGTGTTTGAACTGTATCCACTCAAGCCGGGAGCAGCCGTTGATCAGACACGGTTAGGGTTCCGATTGTCGCTAGAGGGAGATTTGAAGGAGAGACTGGATCGGGCCGGGATCGAAATTTGTGATTTCACTCATCATCCCAAGTATTCGGTGTACGTCGTACAAGACCCGGATGGCAGGAAGGTGGTGCTCTCCTGA
- a CDS encoding DUF3592 domain-containing protein, with translation MDTDEEMRQLKSLAKWALIGLVVFISSGYYAFQELKFMIWGQTAEATVTNVFETSERRKPLLAVEYTFTDEEGQHHSERDDVPRSWPKPGPKVTVQYLSGVEDSSRLEGHSSSTAVWVFLICCGLMAFGCFKLYQMASEAVDGPPRRRRR, from the coding sequence ATGGATACCGATGAAGAGATGCGCCAGTTGAAATCACTGGCGAAATGGGCTTTGATTGGTTTAGTGGTCTTTATTTCCTCCGGTTATTATGCGTTTCAGGAACTCAAATTCATGATCTGGGGCCAGACTGCAGAGGCCACGGTAACGAATGTATTTGAGACATCTGAGCGGCGAAAACCACTGCTGGCGGTCGAGTATACATTTACGGATGAGGAAGGTCAGCATCACAGTGAGCGTGACGATGTGCCACGCAGCTGGCCGAAACCGGGGCCGAAGGTGACGGTGCAGTATCTTTCGGGCGTGGAGGACTCATCGCGACTGGAAGGACATTCCAGCAGCACTGCTGTCTGGGTCTTTCTGATATGTTGCGGATTGATGGCGTTTGGCTGCTTCAAGCTGTACCAGATGGCCAGCGAAGCCGTCGATGGCCCGCCCCGCAGGAGACGACGATAG
- a CDS encoding MATE family efflux transporter: MWSLVFWLSDGYSAPLIRTRMKKVMQHIPGILYRKHWNLETKQKISLTLFVLSVIVYFPFAHWVSTTPVGTTLFLWLLIFYGLAIPVAVLAIPVSLVALCFRRTRRDALWVLILSLIYLPLTFAAIPLGWQVRMQRMATFAERSKPLVQAIARYRDDHGTPPETLEQLVPDYLPHVPGTGMMAYPTYHYYAGAQSRERYQGNAWALVVPTGSGGPNWDQMLYFPLENYPEHGYGGRLERVGDWAYVHE; this comes from the coding sequence ATGTGGTCTTTAGTTTTCTGGTTATCCGATGGATACTCAGCACCATTAATTCGAACGCGTATGAAGAAAGTGATGCAGCACATTCCCGGCATACTTTACAGAAAGCATTGGAACCTGGAGACGAAACAGAAAATCTCCTTAACGCTGTTTGTCCTGTCGGTGATCGTCTATTTTCCGTTTGCCCATTGGGTTTCGACGACACCAGTGGGTACAACGCTGTTTCTCTGGCTGCTCATCTTCTATGGGCTGGCAATACCGGTAGCGGTGCTGGCGATACCTGTGTCCCTCGTGGCGCTCTGTTTCAGAAGAACGCGACGAGATGCCCTGTGGGTGCTGATTCTGTCACTGATTTATCTTCCCTTAACATTCGCTGCGATTCCATTGGGCTGGCAGGTGCGAATGCAGCGGATGGCGACATTTGCAGAACGGAGTAAGCCACTAGTTCAGGCGATTGCACGTTACAGGGACGATCACGGAACGCCTCCTGAAACGCTGGAGCAACTGGTGCCCGATTATCTGCCGCATGTTCCCGGGACGGGCATGATGGCTTATCCAACATACCACTATTATGCGGGTGCTCAATCCCGGGAACGGTATCAGGGCAATGCATGGGCTCTGGTTGTTCCAACCGGAAGCGGAGGCCCCAACTGGGATCAGATGCTGTATTTCCCGCTTGAGAATTACCCGGAGCACGGCTATGGAGGCAGACTGGAACGCGTGGGCGATTGGGCCTACGTGCATGAGTGA
- a CDS encoding SRPBCC family protein: protein MEFCFEQTLPVSRDVLFRFHEDPAHLGLLLAEWPGFRLLRHAGHIQPGAETWFEQRVGGFLPVVLGFRHTVYEPDCRFGETLIHGPFDRFTHLHEFEETEEGTVVRDILEVQLSWQYGGRFATQHLVANALHSAFVFRQRSLQELVSNRIVPDSVSRPE, encoded by the coding sequence ATGGAATTTTGTTTTGAACAGACCCTACCCGTTTCCAGGGACGTACTGTTTCGGTTTCATGAGGATCCTGCGCATCTCGGGCTGTTGCTGGCGGAGTGGCCTGGATTTCGACTGCTGCGTCATGCCGGTCATATTCAGCCTGGAGCGGAAACCTGGTTTGAGCAGCGGGTCGGAGGTTTTCTGCCGGTGGTCTTGGGATTTCGCCATACGGTTTATGAGCCCGACTGTCGTTTTGGTGAGACGCTGATTCATGGACCGTTTGACCGGTTTACGCATCTGCATGAATTCGAGGAGACGGAAGAGGGAACCGTGGTGCGGGACATACTGGAGGTGCAGCTGTCTTGGCAGTATGGTGGTCGTTTCGCGACGCAGCATCTGGTTGCGAATGCGCTCCACTCTGCGTTTGTTTTTCGCCAGCGTTCATTGCAGGAACTGGTGTCGAATAGGATAGTACCGGATTCTGTTTCGAGGCCTGAGTGA
- a CDS encoding class I SAM-dependent methyltransferase produces MSNPMYSEHAAAYAQAIRDNSYNASYDRPSLLALLPELNGMKVLDLGCGPGVYAEILLSRGAEVTAVDQSAEMVALVEQSLGDAVQCYSQDLAQGLPREADATYDVVICPLMLHYLEDFSPLLAEIRRVLKPGGLFVFSTHHPFVDYGFSPSGNYFLTEKIIDEWNTVGQPVRVEYYRRPLSEIIQPLIDAGFQITALSEGQPDERMRQSDPDSYQRLSTSPGFLFVKCQVG; encoded by the coding sequence ATGTCCAATCCGATGTATTCTGAACATGCCGCCGCCTATGCTCAGGCGATTCGCGATAACAGCTATAACGCGAGTTACGACCGCCCTTCTCTGCTGGCACTACTGCCGGAGCTCAATGGAATGAAAGTACTCGATCTGGGCTGCGGTCCGGGCGTGTATGCGGAAATTCTGCTCAGTCGCGGTGCGGAAGTGACTGCCGTCGATCAATCGGCGGAGATGGTAGCCCTGGTCGAACAGAGCCTGGGGGACGCGGTCCAATGTTACTCCCAGGATCTGGCACAGGGACTCCCGAGGGAAGCGGACGCGACTTATGATGTCGTGATCTGCCCGCTGATGCTGCATTACCTGGAAGATTTCTCCCCCCTGCTCGCGGAGATCCGCCGCGTGCTCAAACCGGGTGGGCTGTTTGTCTTTTCCACCCATCATCCGTTCGTCGATTACGGGTTTTCCCCGAGCGGGAATTATTTTCTGACGGAGAAAATCATCGACGAGTGGAATACGGTGGGACAGCCGGTGCGCGTGGAGTATTACCGGCGACCGTTGTCAGAGATCATCCAGCCGTTGATTGATGCCGGCTTTCAGATCACCGCTTTGAGCGAAGGACAACCGGACGAGCGGATGCGTCAGAGCGATCCGGACAGTTATCAGAGATTGTCGACGTCCCCCGGATTTCTGTTTGTGAAATGTCAGGTTGGCTGA
- a CDS encoding serine hydrolase domain-containing protein, translated as MRLGHGRTGLLLVAATLLIMQTPVKAQNINHKLEPYLKSGNLPALSAAVVVRGTVTEFGVVGTRKMGADIPVTIHDKFHLGSDGKAMTATIAAMMIEEGKLKWDSTLEEVFPELKDSMAPGVGKVTLEELLSHTSGMRADDENLMQLLKDSFDVDGDLNDMRYWLLKESVKLPLETKPSTAWKYNNRGYTIAGAMIERVSGKAWDELIVERIFEPFQLTTAGLGTQSTLGKIDAPLGHVIQKDGKVKAYMAGPNADNSLILAPAGCLHLSILDLANWAGWNAGNGMRPPCNIVKPETVEKIHTPVFTIKGDKPARPGTPPNGKYAHGWGWLTVDWAPYPLLYHAGSNGKNLAQIWIDKEKDIAIVMMTNIGGVQADEALRELAKELYLNAVATY; from the coding sequence ATGAGATTAGGACATGGCCGGACGGGATTACTGCTGGTAGCAGCGACTCTGCTGATTATGCAGACGCCCGTTAAGGCGCAGAATATCAATCACAAGCTGGAGCCGTATTTGAAGTCCGGGAATCTGCCGGCATTGTCTGCAGCGGTTGTCGTGCGAGGCACCGTGACGGAATTCGGAGTGGTCGGCACGCGGAAGATGGGAGCGGACATTCCAGTCACGATTCATGATAAGTTTCACCTGGGTTCTGACGGCAAAGCGATGACCGCCACGATTGCTGCGATGATGATCGAAGAAGGGAAGCTCAAGTGGGATTCGACGCTGGAAGAGGTCTTTCCCGAACTGAAAGACTCAATGGCGCCCGGCGTGGGCAAAGTGACACTGGAAGAACTGCTTTCCCATACCAGTGGGATGCGTGCCGACGATGAAAATCTGATGCAGCTGCTGAAAGATTCATTCGATGTGGATGGCGATCTGAATGATATGCGGTACTGGCTGCTGAAAGAATCGGTCAAACTGCCCCTGGAAACAAAGCCTTCCACTGCATGGAAATACAATAACCGCGGGTATACGATCGCCGGTGCGATGATTGAACGCGTGAGCGGCAAAGCCTGGGACGAGCTGATCGTCGAACGCATTTTTGAGCCATTTCAGCTGACGACCGCCGGTCTGGGAACACAGTCGACCCTGGGCAAAATCGATGCACCGCTGGGACATGTGATTCAGAAAGACGGTAAAGTCAAAGCGTACATGGCGGGACCGAATGCGGATAACTCGCTGATCCTCGCGCCTGCGGGCTGTCTGCATCTGTCGATTCTGGATCTGGCGAACTGGGCTGGCTGGAATGCCGGGAACGGGATGCGGCCCCCCTGTAATATTGTGAAGCCGGAAACGGTCGAGAAAATTCACACTCCTGTCTTTACGATCAAAGGGGATAAACCGGCGCGTCCGGGAACGCCACCCAATGGAAAGTACGCGCACGGCTGGGGCTGGCTGACGGTGGACTGGGCTCCCTATCCCCTGCTCTATCATGCCGGTTCGAATGGCAAGAACCTGGCCCAGATCTGGATCGATAAAGAGAAAGACATCGCGATTGTGATGATGACGAACATCGGCGGTGTCCAGGCGGATGAGGCGCTGCGGGAACTGGCCAAAGAGCTGTATCTGAACGCTGTCGCCACTTATTAA
- a CDS encoding cysteine hydrolase family protein gives MSRALLVIDVQNEYFTGALPITHPAGHLERILEAMDAAAEQKVPVVVVQHHFEDPEKPFFQKGTPGWELHPEVACRPHDLLLEKTMPGSFTGTQLEAWLRERDIDTVTIAGYMTHMCCDTTAREAVHRGFTVEFLNDATGTLPLSNSAGEVTAEELQRSILCAQQMLLSEVLDVEAWKGRL, from the coding sequence ATGAGTCGGGCATTGCTGGTGATTGATGTGCAGAATGAGTATTTCACGGGGGCACTGCCGATCACGCATCCGGCGGGGCACCTGGAACGGATTCTGGAGGCGATGGATGCCGCTGCGGAACAGAAAGTGCCTGTGGTTGTGGTGCAACATCATTTTGAAGATCCGGAGAAGCCGTTCTTTCAGAAAGGGACTCCCGGCTGGGAACTGCATCCCGAAGTCGCCTGTCGTCCACACGATCTGCTGCTGGAGAAAACAATGCCGGGCAGCTTTACGGGGACGCAACTGGAAGCGTGGCTGCGGGAACGCGATATCGATACCGTGACCATCGCCGGTTATATGACGCATATGTGCTGTGACACGACGGCCCGCGAAGCCGTGCATCGCGGGTTCACCGTCGAATTCCTGAATGACGCCACGGGAACACTGCCGCTGTCGAACAGTGCCGGTGAAGTGACCGCGGAAGAGTTGCAGCGGTCGATCCTGTGTGCACAACAGATGCTGCTGAGTGAAGTCCTGGATGTGGAAGCCTGGAAGGGACGCTTGTGA
- a CDS encoding tetratricopeptide repeat protein has translation MSVEDENQEQGESDLREFRIGVRVDPEEGLQSIGMEVVNGLVNLGGRIVSLQGGGATFRKLDPNDEAQHKNLALTGCDIQVIMDVSGVGETPASQEHDRLYRAGLDLINPYMQIVGRETQPADTETAQEELKRGIELLKWVLDINPGNGSAWWIIGKAEQALDNTEVACDAFGHAYRLKSENADTAREYMYECLKLGRAAQAISAARHARELKPDDMGLVANLALALLIGGELEEAAEVIEIAVNGAPDDPINVNLQQRIAEVCAGVVPQPRKLADMDAT, from the coding sequence ATGTCTGTTGAGGATGAGAATCAGGAACAGGGTGAGTCAGATCTGCGCGAGTTTCGTATCGGGGTGCGGGTTGATCCCGAAGAGGGACTGCAGTCGATCGGCATGGAAGTGGTGAATGGCCTGGTCAACCTGGGGGGGCGTATTGTTTCTCTGCAGGGAGGTGGTGCCACCTTTCGTAAGCTTGATCCCAACGATGAGGCACAGCACAAGAATCTGGCCCTGACCGGCTGTGATATCCAGGTAATTATGGATGTTTCGGGAGTTGGAGAGACGCCCGCTTCCCAGGAACACGATCGCCTGTATCGGGCGGGCCTGGATCTGATCAATCCTTACATGCAGATTGTGGGTCGCGAGACGCAACCTGCGGATACGGAAACAGCACAGGAAGAACTGAAACGGGGTATCGAACTGCTCAAGTGGGTGCTGGATATCAATCCCGGTAATGGATCGGCGTGGTGGATCATTGGCAAGGCAGAACAGGCGCTGGACAATACGGAGGTGGCCTGCGATGCATTCGGGCACGCGTATCGGTTGAAAAGCGAGAATGCTGACACCGCGCGAGAATATATGTACGAGTGCCTGAAACTGGGACGGGCGGCACAGGCGATCTCAGCGGCACGGCATGCGAGAGAACTCAAGCCGGACGATATGGGGCTGGTGGCGAATCTGGCGCTGGCTTTGTTGATCGGCGGCGAACTCGAAGAAGCAGCCGAGGTGATTGAGATTGCAGTGAACGGCGCGCCCGATGATCCGATCAATGTGAATCTGCAGCAGCGGATTGCCGAGGTGTGCGCGGGCGTGGTTCCCCAGCCTCGAAAACTGGCCGACATGGATGCGACTTAA
- a CDS encoding TIGR02452 family protein — protein sequence MCPCPYTETRFELENETTLEGAHALALRGNAGRIGVLNFASAKNPGGGFLGGSQAQEESLARSSALYGSLTRFHSEYYEAHRNQKDAFYSDRMIYSPDCPVFRDDAGVFLDASYQVDFLTSPAPNAGAIQKNRPLMVAEIPGTLQARMDKVLALFASKGCSTLVLGAWGCGVFRNCPEMVAASFAEFLKPGGPYHGRFELVRFSVLDRAEGQPIYGAFTECFGSAKAAKL from the coding sequence ATCTGCCCCTGCCCTTATACTGAGACCCGGTTTGAGCTGGAGAATGAGACGACCCTGGAAGGCGCGCATGCGCTGGCATTGAGAGGCAATGCAGGCCGGATCGGTGTATTGAATTTTGCGTCCGCGAAGAATCCGGGCGGTGGTTTTCTGGGAGGGAGCCAGGCGCAGGAAGAGAGCCTGGCCCGGAGTTCCGCCCTGTATGGCTCACTGACCCGGTTTCACAGCGAATACTACGAGGCTCATCGGAACCAGAAAGATGCGTTTTATTCGGACCGGATGATTTACTCGCCCGACTGTCCTGTCTTTCGGGACGATGCGGGGGTGTTTCTGGACGCGAGTTACCAGGTGGACTTTCTGACGAGTCCGGCACCGAATGCGGGAGCGATTCAGAAAAATCGTCCGTTGATGGTCGCGGAGATTCCCGGAACCCTGCAGGCACGGATGGATAAGGTGCTCGCATTGTTCGCCAGCAAAGGCTGTTCTACCCTGGTTCTGGGGGCCTGGGGCTGTGGTGTGTTCCGCAACTGCCCCGAGATGGTCGCTGCGAGTTTTGCGGAGTTCCTCAAGCCCGGCGGTCCCTACCACGGACGGTTTGAACTGGTAAGGTTCTCGGTACTGGATCGTGCGGAAGGACAGCCGATCTATGGTGCGTTCACGGAATGCTTCGGGTCTGCGAAAGCAGCGAAACTGTGA
- a CDS encoding glycoside hydrolase family protein, which produces MPRTARLVFLVCITLSLLTTAASFAAEPINIGSRLELLVDDTLIDSRSEDARFELHHPTPREVVFTYDKPWEGSGCGYQSIFKDGDKYRMYYKAWHLNVQEKKFGPANSNFTCYAESDDGIHWKRPDLGLFSFPPGSGNKDNNIVIGKAHRDWMKSAKPDPVHPAVFKDENPACPPDAKYKAILRSRGPHGLLALKSPDGIHWSLMSDKPVITKGAFDSENLAFWDPATKQYRAYWRYFTKGTTNEKNWKPSGLRDIRTATSDDFIHWSEPQDLKYGDAPPEQLYTNQIKPYYRAPHILVGFPTRYVERGWSKSMEQLPEYKHRKMRSSISNRYGMAITEGLFMTSRDGVNFKRWPEAFLRPGIERKDTWNYGHQYIAWQLVETRSDIEGAPDELSLYATEGYWTGEGSKLRRYTMRIDGFVSLNAPLKGGEITTKPITFTGKELKLNFSTSAAGGITVELQTPAGKPIEGFTAADCIELFGDTIARPVSWKKGNDVSSLAGKPVRLKIKLKDADLYSFKFE; this is translated from the coding sequence ATGCCTCGCACCGCCCGCCTCGTCTTCCTCGTCTGTATCACTCTGAGTCTGCTCACCACGGCCGCCAGTTTCGCAGCAGAGCCCATCAACATCGGCTCCCGGCTTGAACTGCTCGTCGACGACACCCTGATCGACTCCCGCAGCGAAGACGCCCGTTTCGAACTGCATCATCCCACACCCCGCGAAGTCGTCTTCACTTACGACAAACCCTGGGAGGGAAGTGGCTGCGGTTATCAGAGCATTTTCAAGGATGGCGACAAATACCGCATGTACTACAAAGCCTGGCACCTCAACGTTCAGGAGAAGAAATTCGGTCCCGCCAACAGTAACTTCACCTGTTACGCAGAGAGCGACGACGGCATTCACTGGAAACGCCCCGATCTGGGACTCTTTTCCTTCCCACCGGGCAGCGGCAATAAGGATAACAACATCGTCATCGGCAAAGCTCACCGCGACTGGATGAAGTCCGCCAAGCCCGATCCCGTGCACCCCGCCGTCTTCAAAGACGAAAACCCCGCCTGTCCCCCCGATGCAAAATATAAAGCCATCCTCCGCTCCCGTGGACCGCACGGACTGCTGGCCCTCAAATCGCCCGACGGCATTCACTGGTCGCTGATGTCGGATAAGCCGGTCATCACCAAGGGGGCCTTTGATTCCGAGAACCTCGCCTTCTGGGACCCGGCCACAAAACAATACCGGGCCTACTGGCGTTACTTCACCAAGGGCACCACCAATGAAAAGAACTGGAAACCCTCCGGTCTCCGCGATATCCGCACCGCCACATCAGACGACTTCATCCACTGGAGCGAACCCCAGGACCTGAAATACGGCGACGCGCCTCCCGAGCAGCTCTACACCAACCAGATCAAACCCTACTACCGCGCACCACACATCCTCGTCGGCTTTCCCACCCGCTATGTGGAACGGGGCTGGTCGAAATCGATGGAACAACTGCCCGAATATAAACACCGCAAAATGCGCTCTTCCATCTCCAACCGTTACGGTATGGCGATCACCGAAGGCCTGTTCATGACCAGCCGTGACGGCGTCAATTTCAAACGCTGGCCCGAAGCCTTCCTGCGTCCCGGCATCGAACGTAAAGACACCTGGAACTACGGGCATCAGTACATCGCCTGGCAGCTGGTCGAAACCAGGTCCGACATTGAAGGCGCCCCCGATGAACTCTCCCTCTACGCCACCGAAGGTTACTGGACCGGCGAGGGCAGCAAGCTCCGCCGCTACACCATGCGGATCGACGGCTTCGTCTCCCTCAACGCCCCACTTAAAGGGGGAGAGATCACCACCAAACCAATCACCTTCACAGGCAAAGAGCTCAAGCTCAACTTCTCCACCTCCGCCGCCGGCGGCATCACGGTCGAACTCCAGACCCCCGCAGGCAAACCAATCGAGGGTTTCACAGCAGCCGACTGCATCGAACTCTTCGGCGACACCATTGCCCGCCCGGTCAGCTGGAAAAAAGGAAACGACGTCAGCAGCCTCGCCGGCAAACCCGTAAGATTAAAAATCAAACTCAAAGACGCGGATCTGTATTCGTTCAAGTTTGAATAG
- a CDS encoding ABC transporter permease, translating into MTDSPAPLPENQSSHGGLTYSLFQYAGLLGVLVLLVLIFHQMSDHFLTRQTLATVANNIPDLLVISVGMTLVLIIGGIDLSVGSLLALSSAVLGVCMVDWGWPLWAAVPVCLGTGALCGMLNGVISVKAGIPSFIVTLGMLEMARGGAYLLTDSQTKYIGSSIEWIGVPVKGLLFSPAFLLALVIVAVGQYLLTRTVFGRYCVAIGTNAEAVRMSGIRTAPCSIVVFAISGLLCGLAGVMQTSRLSTADPNAAVGLELSAIAACVIGGTSLMGGRGSVINTFFGVLIIAVLQTGLAQIGATDPLKRVITGAVIIVAVLLDAARQRWKRGG; encoded by the coding sequence ATGACTGACTCCCCTGCTCCACTCCCGGAAAACCAATCGTCGCACGGCGGGCTGACGTATTCACTGTTTCAATATGCGGGCCTCCTGGGAGTGCTGGTGCTGCTGGTATTGATTTTCCACCAGATGAGCGATCACTTTCTGACGCGGCAGACGCTGGCTACGGTGGCGAATAACATTCCGGACCTGCTGGTGATTTCGGTGGGGATGACGCTGGTATTGATTATTGGCGGGATCGATTTGTCGGTCGGTTCGCTGCTGGCGCTCTCGTCGGCAGTGCTGGGCGTGTGCATGGTCGACTGGGGCTGGCCATTGTGGGCGGCGGTACCTGTCTGCCTGGGGACCGGTGCGCTGTGCGGGATGCTGAATGGTGTAATCAGTGTGAAGGCGGGGATTCCTTCGTTTATCGTGACGCTGGGTATGCTGGAGATGGCACGTGGCGGTGCGTACCTGCTGACCGATTCGCAGACGAAGTACATCGGCTCGTCGATTGAATGGATCGGTGTGCCTGTGAAGGGGCTGCTGTTCTCGCCCGCGTTTCTGCTGGCACTGGTGATTGTGGCGGTGGGACAATATCTGCTGACGCGGACAGTCTTTGGTCGCTATTGTGTGGCGATCGGAACGAATGCGGAGGCGGTGCGGATGTCGGGGATTCGGACGGCCCCCTGCTCGATCGTGGTGTTTGCGATCAGTGGTCTGTTGTGTGGCCTGGCGGGTGTGATGCAGACTTCGCGACTCTCAACGGCGGATCCGAACGCCGCGGTGGGACTGGAGCTCTCAGCGATTGCGGCTTGCGTGATTGGCGGGACGAGTCTGATGGGCGGCCGGGGTTCGGTGATTAATACGTTCTTCGGTGTGCTGATCATCGCGGTGCTGCAGACAGGGCTGGCACAGATTGGGGCGACCGATCCTCTTAAGCGGGTGATCACCGGGGCGGTGATTATCGTGGCAGTGCTGCTGGATGCGGCGCGGCAGCGGTGGAAGCGTGGTGGTTGA